In a genomic window of Rhopalosiphum maidis isolate BTI-1 chromosome 4, ASM367621v3, whole genome shotgun sequence:
- the LOC113558160 gene encoding uncharacterized protein LOC113558160, with product MDRKRTSPVHKYFKFNILFGKSVCQIVSCEHALVGENAKNLERHTENFNYDIFAKYLSVESREIKRKNKCNELTSIQQKPITQSKLNFENKKQSISIELTANQFYSTCTELVTVNGRPFKLLEDSGFLKILNPLLKGLGDSCYVINKRNVRSNLIVKSNEVVANIKDSIKNKLLCFKMDCASRKDKSIIGINVQYAAAHTAVTTLHTLAMIELTQQHIAVYLKKKDVNEVLKMFEIKKQQITTDNARNFIKMVDLMHKENDELLEDNTNNNPTNKDLELDEN from the exons atggACAGAAAAAGAACATCTCcagttcataaatattttaaatttaatattttgtttggaaAATCAGTATGTCAAATAGTTTCTTGTGAACATGCTCTGGTTGGTGAAAATGCTAAAAATTTAGAGCGCCATACAGAAAATTTCAACTACGATATTTTTGCTAAATATTTGTCTGTGGAATCTAGAGAAattaaaaggaaaaataaatgtaatgaacTGACAAGTATCCAG caaAAACCAATAACACaatcaaaactaaattttgaaaataagaaaCAGAGTATTTCTATTGAACTAACAGCAAACCAATTCTACTCAACTTGTACGGAATTAGTGACAGTCAATGGACGcccttttaaattattagaggATAGTggatttcttaaaattttaaatccttTATTAAAAGGTTTGGGCGATAGctgttatgttattaataaaagaaatgtaagatcaaatttaatagttaaatcaaaTGAAGTTGTGGCAAATATTAAAgactcaattaaaaataaattgttatgctTTAAAATGGATTGTGCATCGAGAAAAGATAAATCCATTATAGGAATAAACGTTCAATATGCAGCTGCTCATACAGCAGTAACCACTTTACATACATTAGCTATGATAGAGTTAACCCAGCAACACATTgcagtgtatttaaaaaaaaaag at gtcAATGAAgttcttaaaatgtttgaaattaaaaaacaacaaatcaCAACTGATAATGCAAGAAATTTTATCAAGATGGTAGACCTAATGCATAAAGAAAATgatg AATTGTTAGaagataatacaaataataatccaaCTAACAAAGATTTAGAATTAGATGAGAATTAG